The following coding sequences lie in one Capnocytophaga stomatis genomic window:
- a CDS encoding zinc metallopeptidase: MMGYYLVLGLFGLISMAVSWQLKRKFQHYSEVHLRNGMSGAEIAEKMLHDHGIYDVKVVSTPGMLTDHYNPMNKTVNLSEAVYNQRNAAAAAVAAHECGHAVQHAQAYQWLTMRSKLVPIVSISSNLSTWVIMGGLMLMAASKFGIYVALAGLIMSALATLFSFITLPVEYDASNRALAWLKNKNMVSQQEYAGAEDSLKWAARTYLVAALGSLATLLYWAFRILTSSRD, from the coding sequence ATGATGGGATATTATCTTGTTCTCGGTCTTTTCGGGCTGATTAGTATGGCAGTAAGCTGGCAACTAAAACGAAAATTTCAACACTATTCAGAAGTGCATTTGCGTAACGGTATGTCAGGGGCTGAAATTGCCGAAAAAATGTTACACGATCACGGCATTTACGATGTAAAAGTAGTTTCCACTCCCGGTATGCTTACCGACCACTACAACCCAATGAACAAAACCGTAAATTTAAGCGAAGCTGTTTATAATCAGCGTAATGCAGCCGCAGCAGCTGTTGCTGCTCACGAGTGCGGACACGCAGTGCAACACGCTCAGGCTTATCAATGGCTTACAATGCGTTCCAAGCTGGTGCCTATTGTTAGTATTTCTTCCAATCTTTCTACTTGGGTAATTATGGGAGGATTGATGCTAATGGCAGCTTCTAAATTCGGGATTTATGTGGCACTCGCCGGACTTATTATGTCAGCATTGGCTACCTTATTCAGTTTCATTACATTACCTGTTGAATATGACGCCAGTAACAGAGCTTTGGCGTGGCTTAAAAACAAAAATATGGTTTCACAACAAGAATACGCAGGTGCTGAGGACTCTTTAAAATGGGCTGCAAGAACTTATCTCGTAGCCGCATTAGGTTCACTTGCTACATTATTATACTGGGCATTCAGAATTTTAACCTCTTCAAGAGATTAA